The following proteins are co-located in the Leptodactylus fuscus isolate aLepFus1 chromosome 8, aLepFus1.hap2, whole genome shotgun sequence genome:
- the LOC142217277 gene encoding uncharacterized protein LOC142217277, producing MSSSSGGGNKKLHHASPQSVSTYTWTDLGFCKLFEGKGPPVLDMPRKRTYRPAMPEEPRKPRMSSVKRELPVAAGHAAGEVKCQDAPEDPRDLVAESPYLEVLIEGQWVRCLIDTGSEVTTMPLKFFERNFGHLMKPEKDTLIKLTAVNQTAIPVFGVAWMRIELCGQDVGKKGVVLVEKPARDEAPVVLGMNILRELDQVMFSKEGPGYWKKATSHKPTRRAFQRLIRACGICKSTPVGKPIGTVYAPYGTTCTVPPRQEKIIRMPIGGNRKLNGIDVLIEPLGLSEASRSPVIARTIVSVADGQVLVRCINVHDYEVTFHAGEKVAELHVLQAETLTGRQLALRVVKGDAWTLAVDQNFEEEPTPEWNGQRILEQMEIDASQFTSDQMERIEAVLWEFQSAFSRSEEDFGCTTAIEHEISTGDTPPIRERYRQIPPTLYQEVKTMLSQMIDSGIVKESQSPWAAPVVLVRKKDGSLRFCVDYRKLNAATVKDAFPLPRIEESLTALQRAKYFSTLDLASGYWQVPVAEKDRQKTAFILPMGLYEFNRMPFGLTNAPGTFQRLMEHCLGELNFESILIYLDDVIVHAPTFEEHLRRLRQVLSRLRAHGLKIKPRKCHLFQTSIEYLGHEVSAEGVRPADSKVEAVSKWPQPKTLREVRAFLGLAGYYRRFIKGFAKIAGPLHELLRGTSQGPKTRPISWGPPQQQAFDELKKALTSAPILAFAQFDRPFILYTDGSLHGLGAVLAQEQEGQERVIAYASRSLRDSERNPDNYSSFRLELLALVWAMTEKFSGYLTGAHVLVRTDNNPLAHLQNAKLGALEQRWMARLAKYNYTIKYRAGKDNTNADALSRVTWEVPVREVDEENEGTEIPDLSRVPRRSPLASSSGVATGGTVLLGKTEEEWAQVQDDDSDLRKIKYWVKMETWPNLDMRNHLSSDGWKLRWPEYLPELLWAYNNRVHNTTGYTPYMLLFGRPGQEITEMNLNPPSEEITRTAESWVKEHRDKLRTIQRVVNERLQKQVPRDHQPVQTVPLLPGERVLVRERRPTNKLDHRWESQPYIVKRQVFSEGPVYDVQAENSDGPTRRLHRNMLRPCLSEGRSLLENTGEVEQRRPDPKLQYYPERS from the exons atgtcaagctcctctggaggagggaacaagaaacttcaccatgcatcaccccagtccgtatccacctacacctggacagacttggggttctgcaagttattcgagggcaaggggcccccagtgttggatatgccaagaaagaggacatatcgcccggcaatgcccgaggaaccacgcaaacccagaatgtcttccgttaaacgggaactccctgtggcagcggggcatgccgcgggggaagtaaagtgccaggacgcccctgaagaccctcgggaccttgtggccgaaagcccttacttggaagtgctgattgaaggacaatgggtgagatgtcttatagacacaggatcagaagtaaccacgatgcctttgaaattctttgagagaaacttcggccatctgatgaaacctgagaaggacactttgattaagttgacggctgtgaaccagactgctatacctgtgttcggagtagcttggatgagaatagagctatgcggacaagacgttggcaagaagggagtggtgctggtggagaagccagctcgagatgaagccccagtcgtattgggaatgaatatcctgcgagaactagatcaagtcatgttttcaaaagagggccctggttattggaagaaagcaacttcccataagcccacccggagagcattccagcgcttgatcagagcatgcggtatctgtaaaagcacccctgtgggtaaacccattggaacagtatatgctccatatgggactacttgcaccgtacccccacgtcaggagaagataatacgtatgccgattggaggaaaccggaagctgaatggcatagatgtgctaattgaacccctgggcttgtcagaagctagccgaagtccagtgatcgccagaacaattgtatcagttgcagatggacaagtgctagtccggtgtatcaacgtacatgattatgaagttacatttcatgcaggagagaaagtggctgaattgcatgtgctccaagcagagacactcacaggtagacagttagccctacgggtagtgaaaggtgatgcttggactttggcagtggaccagaattttgaagaggagcccacacctgagtggaatggccagcgaattttggagcaaatggaaattgatgcaagccaattcacctctgatcaaatggaaagaattgaagccgtactgtgggagtttcaatctgctttctctcggagtgaggaagactttgggtgcacaacggccattgagcacgaaatatccactggggatactcccccaatacgagaaagataccggcagatcccacctactctctaccaagaggtgaagaccatgctgtctcagatgatagacagtgggatagtgaaggaaagccaaagcccatgggctgcgccggtggttttggtgcggaaaaaagatgggtccttgaggttctgtgtggactatcgaaaattgaatgcagccacagtaaaggatgcctttcccctgccaaggatagaagagtcattgacggctttgcagcgtgccaagtatttctcaaccctagatctggcaagcggctactggcaggtacctgttgcagaaaaggataggcagaaaactgcctttattctaccgatggggctgtacgaattcaacagaatgccatttgggctgacgaatgctccgggtaccttccaacgtctgatggaacactgcctgggtgaattgaacttcgagtcgatactgatatacctggatgacgtgatagtccatgcacccacatttgaagaacatttgaggagattgcggcaagtgctcagtaggctccgcgctcatggccttaaaatcaaaccaagaaagtgccatctctttcaaaccagcatagagtatctgggacatgaggtatctgctgaaggagttcgtcctgcagatagtaaggtggaggccgtgagcaagtggcctcagcccaagacacttcgggaagtgagagcgtttttgggactggccggttactaccgaagatttataaaagggtttgcgaaaatcgctggtccactacatgaactcttgagagggacttcccagggtccgaagacacgccctatctcatgggggccgcctcagcaacaagcatttgatgaactaaagaaggccctgactagcgctcccatcctggcatttgctcaatttgacaggccattcatcctgtataccgatggaagcctgcacggattaggagcagtgttagctcaagaacaggaaggccaagaacgagtcatcgcatatgctagtcgatccctacgggactctgagaggaatccggataactacagctccttcaggctcgagttgttggcgttggtttgggcgatgaccgagaaattctcagggtacctgaccggggcccatgtactagtacgaacagacaataatccattggcccacctgcagaatgcaaagcttggtgctctagaacagaggtggatggctagactagcgaagtataactataccatcaaatatcgtgctggcaaagacaataccaatgctgatgcactatctagagtcacctgggaggtgccagtcagagaggtcgacgaagaaaatgaaggaactgaaatacctgatctcagtcgagtgccccgacggtcacccttggcaagctcaagtggggtggctactggtggcacggtgctattagggaagactgaagaagaatgggcacaggtgcaggatgatgattcggacttacggaaaataaaatactgggttaaaatggaaacctggcctaatcttgacatgcgaaatcatttgtcttcagacggatggaaact GCGCTGGCCTGAATATTTGCCCGAGCTGCTCTGGGCATACAATAATCGTGTTCATAACACTACTGGCTATACCCCGTACATGCTGCTGTTTGGTCGTCCTGGACAGGAAATCACGGAAATGAATCTCAACCCACCTTCTGAAGAGATAACTAGAACCGCTGAATCTTGGGTGAAGGAACACCGAGACAAACTGAGAACCATCCAACGGGTGGTCAATGAGAGATTGCAAAAGCAAGTCCCTAGAGATCATCAACCGGTGCAAACAGTACCATTGTTACCAGGTGAAAGAGTACTGGTTCGTGAAAGGCGGCCCACTAACAAATTGGATCACCGCTGGGAATCACAGCCCTACATTGTGAAACGACAAGTGTTTTCAGAAGGTCCAGTCTATGATGTCCAAGCAGAAAACTCTGATGGGCCAACTCGGAGGTTACACCGTAACATGCTGAGACCATGTCTTTCTGAGGGACGGTCCTTGCTTGAAAATACTGGAGAAGTTGAGCAAAGACGTCCAGACCCA AAACTGCAGTACTACCCcgagaggagttga